From Cryptococcus neoformans var. neoformans B-3501A chromosome 6, whole genome shotgun sequence, the proteins below share one genomic window:
- a CDS encoding hypothetical protein (HMMPfam hit to Aminotran_3, Aminotransferase class-III, score: 159.6, E(): 6.4e-45), with product MTSLPQALKRAQQTYANRNRKSYEAHQAASRHLPGGSTRSSIFIHPFPLCIQKGQGVKITDLDGHEYVDFVSDFTSGIYGKSHPVLIDAIKEALDNGLQLGAHTLAETTLASHFTSRFPSIELVRFANSGTEANILAISTAVKHTGRKKVLVFEGGYHGSVMSHFHMKGGDGDDLKVPFDFVVCSYNDPKGADALISQHPSEIGAILVEPMLGAGGCIPGDPAFLQFLREKASSIGAVLIFDEVQTARLSTGGRQKILGITPDLTTVGKFFGGGFAFGAFGGKKEIMEKFDARKGGAISHGGTFNNSPLTMVAGATAMEKILTEDALKNLNKLGDWMREEINRMFTSDGSPFLMTGLGSINQFHCTLSSNQNQVLDLLFFYLLERGFWIAQRGLVSLSFAMTKEDVQRFIEAAVEATQKVKATLK from the exons ATGACATCCCTTCCACAGGCCCTCAAACGTGCCCAACAGACCTATGCCAACCGTAACCGCAAGTCTTATGAGGCACATCAGGCTGCCTCTCGGCATCTTCCAGGTGGAAGCACTCGTTCGTCAATTTTCATTCACCCCTTCCCTCTGTGCATTCAGAAGGGCCAAGGTGTGAAAATCACGGATCTGGACGGACACGAATATGTGGACTT TGTGTCTGATTTCACGAGCGGCATATATGGAAAGAGCCATCCTGTTCTTATAGATGCTATCAAAGAGGCTCTCGACAACGGACTTCAG CTCGGTGCTCACACCCTTGCAGAAACGACCCTCGCATCTCATTTCACATCCCGATTTCCCTCCATTGAACTCGTCCGATTTGCCAACTCTGGTACAGAGGCTAATATTTTGGCGATATCTACTGCTGTCAAACACACTGGTAGAAAGAAGGTGCTGGTTTTTGAAGGGGGGTATCATGGGAGCGTCATGTCGCATTTTCATAtgaagggaggagatggggacGATTTGAAGGTGCCCTTC GATTTTGTGGTATGCTCGTATAATGATCCCAAGGGAGCCGACGCTCTCATATCTCAGCACCCATCTGAAATAGGAGCTATCCTTGTTGAACCCATGCTTGGCGCTGGTGGATGT ATCCCGGGTGATCCTGCATTCCTTCAATTCCTCCGGGAGAAAGCTTCTTCGATCGGCGCTGTGCTCATTTTCGATGAAGTTCAAACTGCTAGACTTTCGACTGGAGGGCGCCAAAAGATTCTGGGCATCACACCCGACTTGACTACCGTTGGCAAGTTCTTTGGTGGGGGTTTCGCCTTTGGAGCCTTtggggggaagaaggaaattaTGGAGAA ATTTGACGCGAGGAAGGGAGGTGCAATATCACATGGAGGGACCTTCAACAACTCCCCGCTGACAATGGTTGCGGGCGCCACAgcgatggagaagatctTGACTGAGGATGCGCTGAAGAACTTGAATAAGTTGGGTGAttggatgagagaagagatcaaCAGGATGTTCACAAGCGATGGATCGCCTTTCCTG ATGACTGGGCTAGGTTCCATCAATCAATTCCATTGCACTCTCTCATCAAACCAAAATCAAGTTCTggatcttctttttttctacCTTCTTGAGAGGGGATTCTGGATAGCTCAGCGCGGACTCGTCAGTCTGAGTTTTGCCATGACCAAGGAAGACGTGCAAAGGTTTATCGAGGCGGCAGTTGAAGCTACACAAAAGGTGAAAGCAACGCTGAAGTAG